The following are encoded together in the Deinococcus soli (ex Cha et al. 2016) genome:
- a CDS encoding histidine kinase produces the protein MPGAPRPARGRHRVFVGMAAGVGKTTRALNELRDRLERGEDALIGVLETHGRAFTQAAAAGLPVFPRLEVVRGGVTLGELDVAGLIARRPDVVLVDELAHSNAPGSAREKRWMDVEALLDAGVNVLSTVNVQHLESLHDTVARLTGVRVRERIPDAVLGGADELVLVDLTPADLRERVRSGAVYGAERAEHALTNFFTLPNLTALRELALRQVAHVVEQGAADLGAGQGTGLGVQERVVVAVAAEETGARLIRRGGQLAQRLHADLQVVTVRSGRISAERARLLDTFRAVTVALGGEFIVLDPAGGVAATLIRHVQAAQATQVVLGESSRSRWEEVLRGDIIRSVLRQTRNVDVYVITRE, from the coding sequence ATGCCCGGCGCTCCCCGCCCGGCGCGGGGGCGGCACCGGGTGTTCGTGGGCATGGCGGCGGGGGTCGGGAAGACCACCCGCGCGCTCAACGAACTGCGCGACCGCCTGGAACGCGGCGAGGACGCCCTGATCGGCGTGCTGGAGACGCACGGGCGGGCGTTCACGCAGGCGGCCGCGGCGGGCCTGCCGGTCTTCCCGCGCCTGGAGGTCGTGCGGGGCGGCGTGACGCTGGGTGAACTGGACGTGGCGGGCCTGATCGCGCGCCGTCCGGACGTGGTGCTCGTGGATGAACTGGCGCACTCGAACGCGCCGGGCAGCGCCCGCGAGAAACGCTGGATGGACGTCGAGGCGCTGCTGGACGCGGGCGTGAACGTGCTGTCCACCGTGAACGTGCAGCACCTGGAGTCCCTGCACGACACGGTGGCGCGCCTGACTGGCGTGCGCGTCCGCGAGCGCATCCCGGACGCCGTGCTGGGCGGCGCGGACGAACTGGTGCTGGTGGACCTGACGCCCGCTGACCTGCGTGAGCGGGTGCGGTCCGGCGCGGTGTACGGCGCGGAGCGGGCCGAGCACGCCCTGACGAACTTCTTCACGCTGCCGAACCTGACGGCGCTGCGGGAACTGGCGCTGCGGCAGGTGGCGCACGTCGTCGAGCAGGGCGCGGCCGATCTGGGGGCGGGCCAGGGCACCGGCCTGGGCGTACAGGAGCGGGTGGTGGTCGCCGTGGCCGCCGAGGAGACCGGCGCGCGCCTGATCCGCCGCGGCGGGCAGCTCGCGCAGCGCCTGCACGCCGACCTTCAGGTCGTGACCGTGCGGTCCGGGCGGATCAGTGCCGAACGCGCGCGGCTGCTCGACACCTTCCGCGCGGTCACGGTCGCGCTGGGCGGCGAATTCATCGTGCTCGACCCGGCGGGCGGCGTGGCGGCCACCCTGATCCGGCACGTGCAGGCCGCGCAGGCCACGCAGGTCGTGCTGGGTGAGAGCAGCCGCTCCCGCTGGGAGGAAGTCCTGCGGGGGGACATCATCCGCTCGGTGCTGAGGCAGACCCGCAACGTGGACGTGTACGTCATCACCCGCGAGTGA
- a CDS encoding 2'-5' RNA ligase family protein: protein MTEFLPALDDAPSPLYSIVAWPPEALDSWLRRLQDRLNVRGFGLPHLNVRAPFQTSLRSADLVATCRDVLRGQEALDVQVRGWKQLPGVIFLECELSPQLRALHDRSLTIGPSSRARYDGPEYRPHLTLALGVLKWAEPVLWEEIRDLTPPVTHFRVEALSLTKEHRGEVQELHTFPLLDLPPADPPGVEHGAEVAPS from the coding sequence GTGACCGAGTTCCTGCCCGCGCTGGACGACGCGCCCAGCCCGCTGTACTCCATCGTGGCGTGGCCGCCCGAGGCGCTCGACAGCTGGCTGCGCCGCCTCCAGGACCGCCTGAACGTGCGGGGCTTCGGCCTGCCGCACCTGAACGTCCGCGCGCCCTTCCAGACGAGCCTGCGCAGCGCCGATCTGGTCGCCACCTGCCGCGACGTGCTGCGCGGCCAGGAGGCGCTGGACGTGCAGGTGCGCGGCTGGAAGCAGCTGCCGGGCGTGATCTTCCTGGAGTGCGAACTGAGTCCGCAGCTGCGCGCCCTGCACGACCGGAGCCTGACGATCGGCCCGAGCAGCCGCGCCCGCTACGACGGCCCGGAGTACCGCCCGCACCTGACGCTGGCGCTGGGCGTGCTGAAGTGGGCCGAGCCGGTCCTGTGGGAGGAGATCCGCGACCTGACGCCGCCCGTCACGCACTTCCGGGTGGAGGCCCTGAGTCTCACGAAGGAACATCGGGGCGAGGTGCAGGAACTGCACACCTTCCCGCTGCTGGACCTGCCGCCCGCCGACCCGCCCGGCGTGGAGCACGGCGCCGAGGTGGCCCCCAGCTGA
- a CDS encoding helix-turn-helix transcriptional regulator, protein MSAATLAPAGAERTKTRLLELVKRHGAQTAQDLAQRLDVSVPAARRHLSDLQEQGLLEVRTERPGGRGRPQHVFVLTDRGEAAFPKTYSSLCVDVLRHIEGLFGEDALLQVLDARNAEIAGRLRADLPADRPLGERVQALVGRLNEHGFDATAEQDDQGGWVFTQRNCPNLTVARQYAQLCSAEITLYTDLLGVPVARDTRIACGQACCRYRVG, encoded by the coding sequence GTGAGCGCCGCGACCCTCGCCCCGGCCGGTGCCGAACGCACGAAGACCCGCCTGCTGGAACTCGTCAAGCGGCACGGCGCGCAGACCGCGCAGGACCTCGCGCAGCGGCTGGACGTCAGCGTGCCCGCCGCGCGGCGCCACCTGAGCGACCTGCAGGAGCAGGGCCTGCTGGAGGTCCGCACCGAACGGCCCGGCGGGCGCGGACGGCCCCAGCACGTGTTCGTCCTGACCGACCGGGGCGAGGCGGCCTTCCCGAAGACGTACTCCAGCCTGTGCGTGGACGTCCTGCGCCACATCGAGGGCCTGTTCGGCGAGGACGCCCTGCTGCAGGTCCTCGACGCCCGCAACGCCGAGATCGCCGGGCGGCTGCGCGCCGACCTGCCCGCCGACCGGCCGCTGGGCGAGCGGGTGCAGGCCCTGGTGGGCCGCCTGAACGAGCACGGCTTCGACGCCACCGCCGAGCAGGACGACCAGGGCGGGTGGGTGTTCACGCAGCGCAACTGCCCGAACCTGACGGTCGCGCGGCAGTACGCGCAGCTGTGCAGCGCCGAAATCACGCTGTACACCGACCTGCTGGGCGTGCCCGTCGCCCGCGACACCCGCATCGCCTGCGGGCAGGCCTGCTGCCGCTACCGGGTCGGGTAA
- a CDS encoding Mrp/NBP35 family ATP-binding protein, which translates to MRDALMAALSTVNDPELHRDLVSLGMIEHASVDAGVAHVKVNLTTPACPLKGQIEHDVRAAALTVPGVQGAVITFGAMVRAAAQPALPGVKHVLLVGSGKGGVGKSSVAVNLAASLALDGARVGLLDADVYGPSVAHMLGQSGAKVTANEDRKMRPLDAHGVRFISMANLSPAGQALVWRGPMLHSAIQQFLKDAAWGELDYLIVDLPPGTGDVQLSLTQTVQVTGAVIVTTPQDVALIDAARAVDMFRKASVPVLGVIENMSYFVAPDTGIAYDLFGRGGSRKLGDHTPLGEIPLEVSVRQDADAGTPAVVAHPDSPAALALRQAARALAGQVSVRTLAHLPDQLTVV; encoded by the coding sequence ATGCGTGACGCCCTGATGGCCGCCCTGAGCACCGTGAACGACCCGGAACTCCACCGGGATCTCGTCTCGCTGGGCATGATCGAGCACGCCAGCGTGGACGCGGGTGTGGCGCACGTGAAGGTGAACCTCACGACTCCTGCCTGTCCCCTGAAAGGCCAGATCGAACACGACGTGCGCGCCGCCGCGCTGACCGTGCCCGGCGTGCAGGGCGCCGTGATCACCTTCGGGGCCATGGTCCGCGCCGCCGCGCAGCCCGCCCTGCCCGGCGTGAAGCACGTCCTGCTGGTCGGCAGCGGCAAGGGCGGCGTGGGCAAGAGCAGCGTCGCCGTGAACCTCGCCGCGAGCCTCGCACTGGACGGCGCGCGCGTCGGGTTGCTTGACGCGGACGTGTACGGCCCCAGCGTGGCGCACATGCTCGGCCAGAGCGGCGCGAAGGTCACCGCGAACGAGGACCGCAAGATGCGCCCCCTGGACGCCCATGGCGTGCGCTTCATCTCCATGGCGAACCTGTCCCCGGCCGGGCAGGCGCTCGTGTGGCGCGGGCCGATGCTGCACTCCGCCATCCAGCAGTTCCTGAAAGACGCCGCGTGGGGCGAGCTGGACTACCTGATCGTGGACCTGCCCCCGGGGACCGGCGACGTGCAGCTGTCCCTGACGCAGACCGTGCAGGTCACGGGCGCCGTGATCGTCACCACCCCGCAGGACGTGGCGCTGATCGACGCGGCCCGCGCCGTGGACATGTTCCGCAAGGCCAGCGTGCCCGTGCTGGGCGTCATCGAGAACATGAGCTACTTCGTGGCGCCCGACACGGGCATCGCGTACGACCTGTTCGGGCGGGGCGGCAGCCGCAAACTGGGCGACCACACGCCCCTGGGCGAGATACCGCTGGAAGTCAGTGTCCGCCAGGACGCCGACGCGGGCACCCCGGCCGTCGTCGCCCACCCAGACAGCCCGGCCGCGCTGGCGCTGCGGCAGGCGGCCCGCGCGCTGGCCGGGCAGGTCAGCGTCCGGACCCTCGCGCACCTCCCGGACCAGCTGACCGTCGTATGA
- the kdpC gene encoding potassium-transporting ATPase subunit KdpC, whose product MTLNDMPSPALPEPTFSDAPQPGWSAWLRFSALWLVLGGLAYPAVTTALGGTLFPAQATGSLIREDGRVVGSALIGQPFTGDRYFIGRPSAAGSGYDPVNASGSNLAVSNPALRERVQAQAQAIAARENIPVTQIPADLLTASGSGLDPHVSLAGAAVQVARVARARGLTDAQVQALVRDHTERGVLGLGQPGVNVLELNLALDRLGR is encoded by the coding sequence ATGACCCTGAACGACATGCCCTCCCCTGCCCTTCCCGAACCAACCTTTTCTGACGCGCCCCAGCCGGGGTGGAGTGCGTGGCTGCGCTTCTCGGCGCTGTGGCTGGTGCTGGGCGGCCTCGCGTACCCGGCGGTGACGACCGCGCTGGGTGGCACGCTGTTTCCCGCGCAGGCGACCGGGTCCCTGATCCGCGAGGACGGCCGTGTGGTGGGCTCGGCGCTGATCGGGCAGCCCTTCACGGGGGACCGGTACTTCATCGGGCGGCCCAGCGCCGCCGGGAGCGGCTACGACCCGGTGAACGCGTCGGGCAGCAACCTCGCCGTGAGTAACCCCGCGCTGCGCGAGCGCGTGCAGGCCCAGGCGCAGGCGATCGCCGCGCGGGAGAACATCCCCGTCACGCAGATTCCGGCAGATCTGCTCACCGCGAGCGGCAGCGGCCTCGACCCGCACGTGTCCCTGGCGGGCGCGGCGGTGCAGGTGGCGCGGGTGGCGCGCGCGCGCGGCCTGACGGACGCGCAGGTGCAGGCGCTGGTCCGTGACCACACCGAGCGGGGCGTGCTGGGCCTGGGGCAACCCGGCGTGAACGTGCTGGAACTGAACCTCGCCCTGGACCGGCTGGGACGGTGA